The following are encoded in a window of Thunnus albacares chromosome 17, fThuAlb1.1, whole genome shotgun sequence genomic DNA:
- the zfand2a gene encoding AN1-type zinc finger protein 2A isoform X2 produces MEFPDLGEHCSEKTCKRLDFLPMRCDACQEIFCKDHITYANHKCTSSYKKDIQVPVCPLCNIPIPIKRGEMPDIKVGEHIDRDCKSDPAQRKRKIFTNKCSKGGCKQKEMMRVTCDQCHLNYCLKHRHPLDHDCNTDKKPLSKSGHAAVMRAHGSSSASASSSSGTGSSRPVSNGVTANNRGHNSGSTQRIPTSVSAQNVIPPSTSFQAGMTEEQALQRALEMSLAESRVTVQPTLSPQEQEDLALAQALAASEEEYRRQQQRQQVPGKLSRH; encoded by the exons ATGGAGTTTCCGGATCTGGGAGAGCATTGCTCTGAGAAGACCTGCAAGCGTTTAG ACTTCCTTCCCATGAGATGTGATGCCTGTCAAGAGATCTTCTGCAAGGACCACATAACCTATGCAAATCACAAATGCACATCATCCTATAAAAAG gATATCCAGGTCCCAGTATGTCCTTTGTGCAACATCCCCATTCCAAtcaagagaggagagatgcCCGACATAAAGGTCGGTGAACACATTGATCGGGATTGCAAATCAGACCCTGcgcaaagaaagagaaag atttttacaaataaatgttCTAAAGGAGGTTGTAAGCAGAAGGAAATGATGCGAGTGACCTGCGACCAGTGCCATTTAAATTACTGTCTTAAACACCGACATCCACTAGACCATGATTGTAACACTGATAAAAAACCTTTGTCCAAAAGTGG aCACGCTGCTGTAATGAGGGCCCACGGTTCCTCCTCCGCCTCTGCTTCTAGTTCATCTGGTACAGGAAGCTCTAGACCTGTTTCTAATGGTGTGACTGCTAATAACAGAGGCCACAATAGCGG CTCTACCCAGCGGATCCCCACTTCAGTTTCAGCACAGAATGTAATTCCACCATCAACATCATTTCAGGCCGGGATG ACGGAGGAGCAGGCTTTACAAAGGGCTCTGGAGATGTCTTTGGCTGAGTCGAGGGTAACTGTTCAGCCAACCCTTAG ccCTCAGGAGCAGGAGGATCTGGCTCTCGCTCAGGCTCTTGCTGCCAGTGAAGAAGAATACAGACGCCAGCAGCAGAGACAACAGGTACCCGGAAAGCTTAGCCGTcactag
- the zfand2a gene encoding AN1-type zinc finger protein 2A isoform X1 → MEFPDLGEHCSEKTCKRLDFLPMRCDACQEIFCKDHITYANHKCTSSYKKDIQVPVCPLCNIPIPIKRGEMPDIKVGEHIDRDCKSDPAQRKRKIFTNKCSKGGCKQKEMMRVTCDQCHLNYCLKHRHPLDHDCNTDKKPLSKSGHAAVMRAHGSSSASASSSSGTGSSRPVSNGVTANNRGHNSGSTQRIPTSVSAQNVIPPSTSFQAGMTEEQALQRALEMSLAESRVTVQPTLSPQEQEDLALAQALAASEEEYRRQQQRQQGRESKQSTCSLS, encoded by the exons ATGGAGTTTCCGGATCTGGGAGAGCATTGCTCTGAGAAGACCTGCAAGCGTTTAG ACTTCCTTCCCATGAGATGTGATGCCTGTCAAGAGATCTTCTGCAAGGACCACATAACCTATGCAAATCACAAATGCACATCATCCTATAAAAAG gATATCCAGGTCCCAGTATGTCCTTTGTGCAACATCCCCATTCCAAtcaagagaggagagatgcCCGACATAAAGGTCGGTGAACACATTGATCGGGATTGCAAATCAGACCCTGcgcaaagaaagagaaag atttttacaaataaatgttCTAAAGGAGGTTGTAAGCAGAAGGAAATGATGCGAGTGACCTGCGACCAGTGCCATTTAAATTACTGTCTTAAACACCGACATCCACTAGACCATGATTGTAACACTGATAAAAAACCTTTGTCCAAAAGTGG aCACGCTGCTGTAATGAGGGCCCACGGTTCCTCCTCCGCCTCTGCTTCTAGTTCATCTGGTACAGGAAGCTCTAGACCTGTTTCTAATGGTGTGACTGCTAATAACAGAGGCCACAATAGCGG CTCTACCCAGCGGATCCCCACTTCAGTTTCAGCACAGAATGTAATTCCACCATCAACATCATTTCAGGCCGGGATG ACGGAGGAGCAGGCTTTACAAAGGGCTCTGGAGATGTCTTTGGCTGAGTCGAGGGTAACTGTTCAGCCAACCCTTAG ccCTCAGGAGCAGGAGGATCTGGCTCTCGCTCAGGCTCTTGCTGCCAGTGAAGAAGAATACAGACGCCAGCAGCAGAGACAACAG GGGAGGGAGTCCAAACAGTCGACCTGCAGCCTTTCTTAA